In a genomic window of Quercus lobata isolate SW786 chromosome 4, ValleyOak3.0 Primary Assembly, whole genome shotgun sequence:
- the LOC115983169 gene encoding RING-H2 finger protein ATL68-like has translation MSTSTYTSITPPTTTNYLTNLGLGYAIAIALGFLVLLSALLLSSYLCCRVSRSRRSQNHHNNSNNNNNTNNINEEGIIVPRIIFVAEDEDEDQRDDENAVVGLDQNVINSYPKFQYTRSVGGNSNNTTCSICLCEYKEAEMLRMMPECRHYFHLLCIDAWLKLNGSCPVCRNSPLPTPLSTPLSEVVPLSQYAADRRRRR, from the coding sequence ATGTCCACCTCCACTTACACCAGCATCACTCCCCCAACTACCACAAACTACCTCACCAACCTCGGCCTCGGCTACGCCATCGCCATCGCTCTCGGCTTCCTCGTACTACTCTCTGCTCTCCTCCTCTCCTCCTACCTCTGCTGCCGTGTCTCTCGCTCTCGCCGCTCTCAAAACCACCACAACaatagcaacaacaacaacaacaccaacaACATCAACGAAGAAGGTATTATTGTCCCTCGCATAATCTTTGTCGCCGAGGATGAAGACGAAGACCAACGCGACGATGAAAACGCCGTCGTTGGGCTCGACCAGAATGTAATTAATTCGTACCCCAAGTTTCAGTACACTAGGAGTGTTGGCGGTAATAGTAATAACACGACGTGTTCGATCTGTTTGTGCGAGTACAAGGAAGCCGAGATGCTGAGGATGATGCCTGAGTGTCGCCACTACTTTCACTTGCTGTGCATCGATGCTTGGTTGAAGCTAAATGGGTCGTGCCCGGTTTGTCGAAACTCGCCGCTGCCAACGCCGCTGTCGACGCCGCTTTCTGAAGTCGTGCCGCTGTCGCAGTACGCCGCGGATCGGAGGCGGAGGAGGTGA
- the LOC115983168 gene encoding uncharacterized protein LOC115983168 isoform X2, which produces MRKPNVFTKLGTCRVAHRPIFVLATFIILISVASLSKFYSLRSLLVTNTFINHLNPESHDGSGSEVRITIQTVIQKIQQELIMMRDMPTESSSPASLLRHTAFLADILRLIESVQASLPLNEKTYKQKSENSSAHPLKQQSNEFSDYFFIEEIRKYVKMKPNRLGKQNFMGANGTFTSIGHACFAMKKELEEYMNYDIEEICNDDWKLAQKLMVHGCDPLPRRRCFSRAPQLYYKPFPINESMWKLPDNRNIRWSQYRCKNFNCLANNSTGKGFFKCADCFNLSYHEMPRWIQQVNIVLNSNLTADFLIPEVLGIKPGEIRIGLDFSVGTGTFAARMREFNVTVVSATINLGAPFNEMIALRGLVPLYLTINQRLPFFDNTLDLIHTTRFLDGWIDYVLLDFILYDWDRVLRPGGLLWVDSFFCLKEDLDDYLKAFKMLRYKKHKWVVVPKLDKDDREVFFSAVLEKPPRPF; this is translated from the coding sequence ATGCGAAAACCAAATGTTTTTACAAAGTTAGGAACATGCAGAGTGGCTCACAGGCCAATCTTTGTATTGGCTACCTTTATTATTCTTATCTCTGTTGCCAGTTTATCCAAATTCTACTCTCTCAGATCACTTCTTGTTACTAATACTTTCATCAACCACCTTAACCCTGAGAGCCATGATGGAAGTGGAAGTGAAGTTAGAATTACCATCCAAACTGtcattcaaaaaattcaacagGAATTGATTATGATGAGAGATATGCCCACCGAATCATCCTCACCAGCATCTCTATTGAGACACACTGCATTTCTAGCTGATATCTTAAGGCTTATTGAGTCAGTACAGGCATCTTTGCCATTGAATGAAAAAACTTATAAGCAGAAGAGTGAAAACAGTAGTGCACATCCTCTAAAGCAACAATCCAATGAATTTTCTGATTATTTCTTCATTGAAGAGATTCGTAAGTACGTCAAGATGAAGCCCAACAGACTAGGAAAACAGAACTTCATGGGAGCAAATGGAACTTTCACTAGCATTGGTCATGCTTGTTTTGCTATGAAGAAAGAGCTCGAAGaatacatgaattatgatattgaAGAAATCTGCAATGATGATTGGAAACTAGCTCAAAAGCTCATGGTTCATGGCTGCGATCCATTACCAAGGAGAAGATGCTTCTCAAGAGCTCCACAACTATATTACAAGCCGTTCCCCATTAACGAGTCCATGTGGAAGCTCCCTGACAATAGAAATATTCGATGGAGTCAGTATCGATGCAAGAATTTCAATTGCTTGGCCAACAATTCCACTGGCAAAGGATTCTTCAAATGTGCTGATTGCTTCAACCTTTCATATCATGAAATGCCCAGATGGATTCAACAAGTAAATATAGTCCTGAATTCAAACCTGACTGCAGATTTCCTTATACCGGAAGTGCTTGGTATTAAGCCAGGGGAGATCAGAATTGGATTGGATTTCAGTGTTGGAACCGGGACTTTTGCGGCTAGGATGAGGGAGTTCAATGTAACAGTAGTCTCAGCAACTATCAATCTAGGGGCACCCTTCAATGAAATGATAGCTCTTCGAGGACTTGTCCCTCTCTACCTGACAATAAATCAACGGCTCCCATTCTTTGATAATACTCTAGATTTGATTCACACAACCAGATTTCTCGATGGTTGGATTGATTATGTGCTCCTAGACTTCATATTGTATGATTGGGATAGAGTTTTAAGGCCTGGGGGTTTGCTATGGGTTGACAGCTTTTTCTGTTTGAAAGAGGATTTGGATGATTATTTGAAAGCTTTCAAGATGCTAAGGTATAAGAAGCATAAATGGGTTGTCGTTCCAAAGCTAGATAAAGATGACAGAGAGGTGTTCTTTTCAGCTGTATTAGAGAAGCCGCCTCGGCCATTCTGA
- the LOC115983168 gene encoding uncharacterized protein LOC115983168 isoform X1, with product MTAAAVLSSQKNPRIFKFNPGRTTMRKPNVFTKLGTCRVAHRPIFVLATFIILISVASLSKFYSLRSLLVTNTFINHLNPESHDGSGSEVRITIQTVIQKIQQELIMMRDMPTESSSPASLLRHTAFLADILRLIESVQASLPLNEKTYKQKSENSSAHPLKQQSNEFSDYFFIEEIRKYVKMKPNRLGKQNFMGANGTFTSIGHACFAMKKELEEYMNYDIEEICNDDWKLAQKLMVHGCDPLPRRRCFSRAPQLYYKPFPINESMWKLPDNRNIRWSQYRCKNFNCLANNSTGKGFFKCADCFNLSYHEMPRWIQQVNIVLNSNLTADFLIPEVLGIKPGEIRIGLDFSVGTGTFAARMREFNVTVVSATINLGAPFNEMIALRGLVPLYLTINQRLPFFDNTLDLIHTTRFLDGWIDYVLLDFILYDWDRVLRPGGLLWVDSFFCLKEDLDDYLKAFKMLRYKKHKWVVVPKLDKDDREVFFSAVLEKPPRPF from the coding sequence ATGACTGCCGCTGCTGTTCTTTCTTCTCAGAAGAACCcaagaattttcaaattcaatccTGGAAGAACAACAATGCGAAAACCAAATGTTTTTACAAAGTTAGGAACATGCAGAGTGGCTCACAGGCCAATCTTTGTATTGGCTACCTTTATTATTCTTATCTCTGTTGCCAGTTTATCCAAATTCTACTCTCTCAGATCACTTCTTGTTACTAATACTTTCATCAACCACCTTAACCCTGAGAGCCATGATGGAAGTGGAAGTGAAGTTAGAATTACCATCCAAACTGtcattcaaaaaattcaacagGAATTGATTATGATGAGAGATATGCCCACCGAATCATCCTCACCAGCATCTCTATTGAGACACACTGCATTTCTAGCTGATATCTTAAGGCTTATTGAGTCAGTACAGGCATCTTTGCCATTGAATGAAAAAACTTATAAGCAGAAGAGTGAAAACAGTAGTGCACATCCTCTAAAGCAACAATCCAATGAATTTTCTGATTATTTCTTCATTGAAGAGATTCGTAAGTACGTCAAGATGAAGCCCAACAGACTAGGAAAACAGAACTTCATGGGAGCAAATGGAACTTTCACTAGCATTGGTCATGCTTGTTTTGCTATGAAGAAAGAGCTCGAAGaatacatgaattatgatattgaAGAAATCTGCAATGATGATTGGAAACTAGCTCAAAAGCTCATGGTTCATGGCTGCGATCCATTACCAAGGAGAAGATGCTTCTCAAGAGCTCCACAACTATATTACAAGCCGTTCCCCATTAACGAGTCCATGTGGAAGCTCCCTGACAATAGAAATATTCGATGGAGTCAGTATCGATGCAAGAATTTCAATTGCTTGGCCAACAATTCCACTGGCAAAGGATTCTTCAAATGTGCTGATTGCTTCAACCTTTCATATCATGAAATGCCCAGATGGATTCAACAAGTAAATATAGTCCTGAATTCAAACCTGACTGCAGATTTCCTTATACCGGAAGTGCTTGGTATTAAGCCAGGGGAGATCAGAATTGGATTGGATTTCAGTGTTGGAACCGGGACTTTTGCGGCTAGGATGAGGGAGTTCAATGTAACAGTAGTCTCAGCAACTATCAATCTAGGGGCACCCTTCAATGAAATGATAGCTCTTCGAGGACTTGTCCCTCTCTACCTGACAATAAATCAACGGCTCCCATTCTTTGATAATACTCTAGATTTGATTCACACAACCAGATTTCTCGATGGTTGGATTGATTATGTGCTCCTAGACTTCATATTGTATGATTGGGATAGAGTTTTAAGGCCTGGGGGTTTGCTATGGGTTGACAGCTTTTTCTGTTTGAAAGAGGATTTGGATGATTATTTGAAAGCTTTCAAGATGCTAAGGTATAAGAAGCATAAATGGGTTGTCGTTCCAAAGCTAGATAAAGATGACAGAGAGGTGTTCTTTTCAGCTGTATTAGAGAAGCCGCCTCGGCCATTCTGA